From Nitrospira sp.:
GAGGATCTGCATCCGCATGACCGTTGATGCCAAGCGAAGATCAACGAGGTCAATGTCACGATGCAATTGGATCGCCAAATCCTGGGCCAATTCAAATCGGCTCAGTTCCGGTAAGGCTTCATGCGTGAGAATGGCGAGAGCAATGTCACTATCAGGTCGAACGGCACCACGTTCTGCTGAGCCAAATCGATATAAGGCGATGAGGCGCGGGACGGTCTTTTTGATGTATGCGGTCAATGATGAGTCGTTCATAGCTGCTGATCGTGTTTTGATTGGGTCAGGCTACTGGTTCACTCCCATCCTGTCAATCGAAAGCCCAGGACTCATGCTGTGAAGATTGCCAGTGGCACGAAGTGTCCAGTTGCGGTATTGTTACGACTTTCTAAGTGCGGACGGCTGTATGATTGCCATCATTGATTACGGAATGGGCAACCTGCGCAGTGTCTCCAAGGCCTTTGAGGCAGTGGGACACCAGGCGATCGTGACACGCGATGCCACATCGATTCGAAACGCCAGCCATGTGGTGTTGCCGGGTGTGGGGGCGTTCGGGGACTGCATGGCAAATGTGAAGCAGTATGGATTGATTGAATCCATCCAGGTCGCGATTCAATCAGGCAAGCCGTTCCTGGGCATCTGTCTCGGGTTGCAGCTGCTGTTTACGGAAAGTGAAGAATTCGGCAGGCACGAAGGACTCGATATTTTCCCGGGAAAGGTGCGAGCCTTTTCGAAAGATCACGCGTTAAAGGTTCCTCACATGGGGTGGAATCAAGCGAGCATCCAAAAGCCTTGTCCGTTGTTTGAGGGTATTGCTGATGGCGCCAATTGGTACTTCGTCCACTCATTTTTTGTGGATCCTGATGACCAGCAGATCACAGCCACGACAACGACATACGGCATATCGTTCACCTCCAGTATCTGGAAAGACAATGTGGTGGCTTGCCAGTTCCATCCGGAGAAGAGCCAGGCCGCCGGGCTGCGATTGATCAAGAATTTCGGAGCATGGAAGTGAGAAGGCATCACATGCGAGTGTGCAAGGTATGGACGCTCAGCGTTGTTGCTGCGGTCAGCATTGCGACGGGCTGCAGCGGGGCCAAAGTGGTGACAAAGTCGGCCCCTGATCTCTCCCGATACCAAATTCGCTCCATCGCCCTCTTGCCGTTTACATCGATTGCGACACCTCAAGCTCCAGACCAGGATGACTTCTTTCTTCCCGTTCCTGACAGTGTCCGTCGGTCCGCTATCTCTATGGGGGTTCCGCCTGAAGCGGACTCTTTGCCAAAGAAGACTCTGGCGGTCCCAGGCTATGCGGCGGAGAAAGTGACAGAGTTGTTCTGGGGGCGCCTTCAAGATTGGAACGGCGTTCGTGTCGTAGCTCCTGGTGAATCAGCTCGAGGCACGTTGGGAAATA
This genomic window contains:
- a CDS encoding nucleotidyltransferase domain-containing protein, with product MNDSSLTAYIKKTVPRLIALYRFGSAERGAVRPDSDIALAILTHEALPELSRFELAQDLAIQLHRDIDLVDLRLASTVMRMQILSTGTCLASQDEQARREFEMYAYSDYARLNEERGEILKGITNRGRVYG
- the hisH gene encoding imidazole glycerol phosphate synthase subunit HisH codes for the protein MIAIIDYGMGNLRSVSKAFEAVGHQAIVTRDATSIRNASHVVLPGVGAFGDCMANVKQYGLIESIQVAIQSGKPFLGICLGLQLLFTESEEFGRHEGLDIFPGKVRAFSKDHALKVPHMGWNQASIQKPCPLFEGIADGANWYFVHSFFVDPDDQQITATTTTYGISFTSSIWKDNVVACQFHPEKSQAAGLRLIKNFGAWK